Proteins from one Colias croceus chromosome 22, ilColCroc2.1 genomic window:
- the LOC123701911 gene encoding uncharacterized protein LOC123701911 yields MSFVRRRLLPLLVLLAMVILVTSQVTFSRDWKGGKRSAPTVVDCGQFTKLCKRFIHDLKQVMSSDRLTKPRRIEAEDIGVTYDDDK; encoded by the exons ATGAGTTTTGTAAGACGCAG ACTGCTCCCTCTCCTCGTATTGCTGGCGATGGTGATCCTAGTGACATCGCAGGTGACCTTCAGTAGGGACTGGAAGGGCGGGAAGCGATCCGCCCCCACCGTGGTAGATTGTGGACAGTTTACCAAACTTTGCAAACGATTTATT CACGATTTGAAGCAAGTCATGTCATCGGACAGATTAACAAAACCGAGACGAATCGAGGCAGAAGACATCGGTGTTACTTACGATGATGATAAGTAG